Genomic segment of uncultured Desulfobacter sp.:
GTCGCTGACAGGCCGGACGGCATACACCAGATACTCTTTTTCATGGTCATGGGAAGGGTGGGACAACCGGTTATGCAGTTCACCGTCGTCGGTGAGCAGCACAAGCCCTATGGAATCCTTATCCAGCCGTCCCACGGGATAGACCCGTTGTTTTATCGGTACGAGGTCCAGAATAATCTTTGCATTATTCTGGGCGCAGGTTGTCACCACCCCTGCGGGCTTATTTACGGCAAGATAGGTATATTCGCGTTTTTTTTCCGATGTATAAGAAATCTGCTTGCCGTCAAGGCAGATCTTATCCTTTGCGGGATCGGCTTTGGTGCCAAGGGCTTTTACCACCGTTCCATTCACCGACACCCTGCCCTCAAGGATAAAGGTTTCGGCCTTTCTGCGCGAACACAGCCCGCTATGGGCTAAAATTTTTTGCAGCCGGATGCCTTGTTCTGTTTCAGGATCTGTAGTCGGCATTGATTTTCACGTAGTTTTCACTGAAGTCGCAGAACAGGAACTGATCCTGGCCGTCTCCAAGATTTAGATCCAGAACTATGTCGATTTCAGGCTTCTTCATAATTTGGGCGGCCTCTTTTTCCGCATCTTTCCCCAGCCACTGACCATTTTTGACCAGCTGAACATCGCCAATATACAAATCCATTTTATCCTGGTCTACTGCGGCCCCGGATCTGCCGGCCGCAGCAGTGATCCGTCCCCAGTTGGGGTCTTGGCCGTAAATGGCGGTTTTAACCAGAGGTGAATGGGCAATGGCTTCGGCCGCTGCAAATGCATCGTCCTGGTTCATAGCACCTTTAACGGTAATGGAGGCAACTTTTGTGGCACCCTCCCCATCTTTGACAACCCGTTTGGCAAGCTCATAACAGACCTCATCCAAAACCCCTTGGAATATCCCAAGGGCTTCATCATTGTCGATCACGGCCTGGCTTTCCCCATTAGCCATACACACAAGGGTGTCGTTTGTGCTGGTATCCCCGTCCACCGTAATCCGGTTAAAGGACCGATCAGCGGCATGGGTCAGTGCCTTTTTGAGCTGACTGCTGGAAATATCGGCGTCGGTGAATACATAGGCCAGCATGGTGGCCATATCCGGCCGAATCATGCCGGAGCCTTTGGCAACACCCATCACAGTGATTTGTTTTTCATCCCCGGACGTATTGATCGCCGCATTGCGGGACACCATTTTAGTGCAGGTATCTGTGGTAAGAATCGCCAGGGCAAAATCTGCAATGGTACACTTGTCAAGGCTTTTCACAGCTTCTGGAATTTTTGCTTCTATCTTATCAACGGGCAGGGGCGCACCGATCACCCCGGTGGAAGAGACCAGTACATGTTCCGGATCAACCTTAAGGGCTTTGGCCACAAAGCCAACGCATTTTTTTGCATCAGCGATGCCCTGTTCACCGGTAAAACAGTTGGCATTGCCTGAATTGACCAATATTGCCTGGAGCATGCCCTTTTCCATGATTTTTCTGCCCAGGATGACGGGGGCTGCAACCACTTGGTTTTTTGTAAACAATGCGGCTGCACAAACCGGTTTTTCCGAATAGATCAGGCCAAGATCCAAAGATCTGCTTTTTTTGATTCCGGCACAGATTCCGGCAAATTTAAAGCCTTTCATATTTATTTTCCTTATCTTTTTTAAATCTTTCTTAAGAAAATTGACCGCGAATTATAATTTGGTTTTAGCCGCTTTGTAAACATTGATTTTCTAAAGGCCTTTTTAATTTCTGCCCGGCTTTGGATAGACAGACCGTCGAGATCTCGCCCATTTTTGTCGAGAAAGCTCTTTTGATGAAAAAAATAGCAGCACACCCCAGAAAATCACATTTTTGATTCGTTGCACTTTACAACGCCATCATTACACATTGAAACACTTGAATTTTAAGGAAATTTGGACCAATTGGCATATAATATACTGATGTTTAAGTGTATTATGCTTACCAACCGCTTTCAAAATTTTTTAAAAAACGATTAAAAAATCATTTGACATGAAAAAATTTGCTGAGTATACACTCAGATAAAATGAGTAGTCACTCAAGATTTTTTAGAGGAATTATGTCCAAGAAAGATGCCATACTGCAGGCTGCCACTGTGCTGTTTTCCAAAAACGGATTCAAAGAGACCTCCACCGCTGATCTGGCAAAAATGATCAATGTGGCCGAAGGCACCATTTTTTATCATTTCAAGACCAAAGACGGATTGTTCCTGGCAGTTCTTGAAAAGACCAAAGAAATGATTCTGGAGGAATTTGACGCCTATATGGGCAACCAGCATTTTGACAGTGGCATGGGCATGATTGAACGCGCGGTGTCCTTCCATTTATTTCTGGCCGGCAAGATGGAGAACCAGTTTCTTCTTTTGCACAGGTACTATCCCTACCATCTGGCGGAGTCCGTACCCCAGTGCCGCAGATATCTGGAAGCCATTTACGACTGTCTTGTTTCCATCTATGAAGACGGTATCGAGATGGGGAAAAAGGACGGTTCCATTGATCCTTTGCCCACCCGCAAAACCGCATTGATTATTTTTTCCATGGTGGACGGGGTGGTCCGGTTTAAAACGTACAATTTGTATAATGCCAACGCACTGTTCAATGAATTGGTAAGCTCCTGCAGACGCATGCTAAAGGCTTAAGATTATTAATTTTAAAGAGGTGTTCGACATGTTAACCAAAATACTGCCGTTCATAGAGTGGTTCAAGGATTACTCCTTGGGCAAGTTCAAAATTGATTTTGTGGCAGGGCTCACCGTGGCCCTGGTACTTATTCCGCAGTCCATGGCCTATGCCCAGTTGGCAGGCCTTCCCGCCTATTACGGCCTTTATGCCGCATTTTTACCCCCCATGATAGCGTCGTTGTTCGGGTCCAGCCGCCAGCTGGCAACAGGTCCCGTGGCCGTGGTCTCTCTGATGACCGCAGCAAGTCTTGAACCTTTGGCGTCCGCCGGCAGTGAAGCCTTTATTGCCTATGCGATTGTCCTGGCACTCACGGTCGGTATTTTTCAGCTGATGCTTGGCGTGCTCCGCCTGGGCCTGATCGTTAATTTTCTGTCCCATCCGGTTGTAAACGGGTTTACCAATGCCGCGGCAATCATCATTGGTACGTCCCAGCTGTCCAAACTGTTCGGTGTATATGTGGACAAGGCGCCCCACCACTATGAAACCATTATACGGGTCATTGAAAGTGCCTTTCATTACACCCATCTGCCCACCCTTGCCATGGGGATTTTATCCATTGCCATCATGGTCGGCTTAAAACGGCTGAATCCAAGACTTCCTTTCGTTCTTGCTGCGGTTGCCATCACCACGATCATCTCCTGGGCCACCGGATTCCAGCACAATGAAACCGCAACGCTGTCCCAGATCATGGATGAAAAGGTTCAGCAGGACGTCCATGAATTTAATGAAACGATTCAAGCCATCAAGGATTTAAGTGTTGAACGTACAAAACTTACAGCCAAGATCGAAGGTAGCCATGATGCGCCCAAACTTGAACAACTGGATTTACAATACCAGTCCACCGTTCTGACGGCCAGAATAGATGCCGCCAAAGCCAAGGCGTCTAAAATTCGTACCGAACTTCGGGAGATGCACTTCAGTGCTGTTGAGGATGCAGGAAAAGGCATTGTGTTCTACAGAAAAGGCAGTCCCATGCCCGATGCCAGACTTGATGACAGAACCTATCGCATCAAGATGGGCAATAAAGCCGTTGAAACACAAAGCATAACGCTGTCCGGTGGTGGTGCAGTGGTCGGCGACATCCCCAAAGGGCTCCCAAAGATCGGCATACCCAATATTAGCGTTTCCGTGTTCCTTCAGCTTCTGCCCTATGCCGTTATTATCTCCCTGCTCGGGTTTATGGAAGCCATTGCCATTGCCAAAGCCATGGCGGCTAAAACCGGCCAACGGCTTGACCCCAACCAGGAACTGATCGGTCAGGGCCTCTCCAACATTCTGGGGTCGTTCGGCAAAAGTTATCCGGTGTCCGGCTCTTTTTCCAGAAGTGCCGTCAATCTCCAGGCAGGTGCCGTGTCCGGTCTTTCCAGTGTTATCACAAGTCTTATGGTTATCATCACCTTGCTGTTTTTCACCCCGCTGCTCTACCATCTGCCCCAGGCCGTTCTTGCGTCGGTTATCATGATGGCGGTTATCGGGCTTGTGAACGTTTCGGGTTTTGTCCATGCTTGGCACGCCCAATGGTATGACGGTCTGATTTCCGTAATTACATTTGTGGTCACCCTGGCTGTGGCGCCCCACCTTGAAAGCGGTATCTATATCGGGGTCGGCCTCTCCCTGGCTGTCTTTTTATACAAAAGCATGCGCCCGAAAATCAGTCTTCTTTCCCGGGGCCAGGATCAGGCACTCAAAGATTCCTGCGTTCACGAACTTGCCACCTGTGAGCACATCCAGTTAATCCGTTTTGAAGGCCCGCTCTTTTTTGCCAATGCCAGCTACCTTGAAGATGAGATCAACGACCGGATCCAGGCATCTTCCGACTTAAAGCACTTCATTATCGCCTGTAACGGTATCAACGATATTGATGCCTCGGGCCAGGAAGCGCTGGCTCTGATTATCCAGCGGCTGAGAAGTGCCGGATACGGGGTATCCTTAAGCGGGGTTAATGACGCGGTGCACCAAGTACTTGCCCGTACACATCTGCTTGAAGAGATCGGCAAGCACAACATTTATTCCACCATGGAAAACGCGATTTCAAGCGTGTACCCCCAGACCCATGCCAATACCAAGGAAGACCAGTGTCCATTACTTGTAAACTGCCTGGGACCCCAGTCAACTAATTAAAGGAGACCCACCATGTCTATACTGACATTTTTCAGCGGTTCATATTGCGGCAAATCGTCAATTGTTTCAGATGTTATTAATCAAAGCGGATTCAAACTGCTCTCGGATAATGATATCGTAGCCTTGGCCAGCCAGCTGTCCGGCATGTCCGAAAAAAAAATTGCCCGCTCTTTTCTTGAAAAAACATCGGTGTTCAATAAGTTTACCCATGAAAAAGAGCGCTCCATTGCTTACCTGCGTCTTGCCGTGGCAGAGAGCATTGCCCAGGACAAGTGCGTGATTGAAGGATTTACAAGCCTTTTAATTCCGGCATCCATCAGTCATGTCCTCAGAATCTGCCTAATTGCAGACAAGGCGTCCCGCATTGAAGCGGCCATGAAAGAATACAGTTTAAGTGAAAAAGATGCCGGCAGCTTGATCTCTAAAAGTGACGAAGCACACGCCGCGTGGTCCAATACACTTTATAAAATTACCGATCCCTGGGACGCCTCCCTGTACGACATGATTCTGCCCACGGACAAGATGACCAAAGATGAAGCCGTCGCGCTGATTCTTGAGAATTTAAAAAATGAAGTCATCCAGCCCACCAAGGCATCCAAAAAGGCCGCCGAGGATTTTGCCCTGGCAGCCCGGGTGGAAGTGGCATTGTCCAAGGAAGGTCATGCGGTGGGCGTCAGTGCCCGGGACGGTCTGGTGACCCTGACCATCAATACCAATGTTCTTTTGCTAGGAAAGCTTGAAGAAGAGCTTAAAAATATAGTACAAGAGGTGGAAGGGGTCTCTTCGGTTGAAACCCGAATCGGCAAGGGGTTTTACCAGGCGGACATCTATCGCAGATTTGACTTTCAGGTGCCGTCAAAAGTGCTCCTGGTGGATGACGAACGGGAATTTGTCCAGACCCTTTCCGAAAGACTGCAGATGCGCGACATGGGATCTGCCATTGCCTATGACGGTGAATCCGCGCTCAATCTTGTGGAAGCCGATGAGCCCGATGTAATGATTCTGGATCTGAAAATGCCCGGCATTGACGGTATTGAAGTGCTCAAAAAAGTCAAGGCATCCAGACCTGACATCGAAGTCATCATTCTTACCGGCCACGGGTCCGACGCGGACAAGGAGATCTGCATGAAGCTTGGGGCATTTGCCTATCTGCAAAAACCTGTGGACATAGAAGAGCTCAGCAAGAATTTAGAGGCTGCCAATGAAAAAATCCGGCAGAAGCAGAAAGTATAAAGCACACATATGATCAACACCTTGCATCCGGGCAACGTAACAACGCAGCCCGGATGCAAAACGCACATATAAATATATAAAACGATAGGGGCATGAGCCCCCGCTAACGAGCCGTTCCAACTCTAACCCACCGGCTAAAGCCCACCGGAATATTTCAGGAACAGGATATTCAACATGGTTCAGGAAACAAAGAATGCTCAAAAAACAGCAGAGGACAGTGGTTCAACCACCAAACTGCTTGCAGGAGAATTCCTCAATTACCGGCGGATATGGCTGCTCTCCTTTGTGCTGACAGCCCTGTTTGCCATTATTCCTGTTATCTTTTTTGCCGTTCTGGATTACAACCTGACCCGGCGG
This window contains:
- a CDS encoding pseudouridine synthase, producing the protein MPTTDPETEQGIRLQKILAHSGLCSRRKAETFILEGRVSVNGTVVKALGTKADPAKDKICLDGKQISYTSEKKREYTYLAVNKPAGVVTTCAQNNAKIILDLVPIKQRVYPVGRLDKDSIGLVLLTDDGELHNRLSHPSHDHEKEYLVYAVRPVSDQDLTAMAQGMVIDGQKTRRARVRRVSETGFKIVLKQGLNRQIRKMVGKTGNEVAMLKRIRMANVQLGTLPSGKWRHLTPKEIKGLTKT
- the argJ gene encoding bifunctional glutamate N-acetyltransferase/amino-acid acetyltransferase ArgJ, whose amino-acid sequence is MKGFKFAGICAGIKKSRSLDLGLIYSEKPVCAAALFTKNQVVAAPVILGRKIMEKGMLQAILVNSGNANCFTGEQGIADAKKCVGFVAKALKVDPEHVLVSSTGVIGAPLPVDKIEAKIPEAVKSLDKCTIADFALAILTTDTCTKMVSRNAAINTSGDEKQITVMGVAKGSGMIRPDMATMLAYVFTDADISSSQLKKALTHAADRSFNRITVDGDTSTNDTLVCMANGESQAVIDNDEALGIFQGVLDEVCYELAKRVVKDGEGATKVASITVKGAMNQDDAFAAAEAIAHSPLVKTAIYGQDPNWGRITAAAGRSGAAVDQDKMDLYIGDVQLVKNGQWLGKDAEKEAAQIMKKPEIDIVLDLNLGDGQDQFLFCDFSENYVKINADYRS
- a CDS encoding TetR/AcrR family transcriptional regulator, with amino-acid sequence MSKKDAILQAATVLFSKNGFKETSTADLAKMINVAEGTIFYHFKTKDGLFLAVLEKTKEMILEEFDAYMGNQHFDSGMGMIERAVSFHLFLAGKMENQFLLLHRYYPYHLAESVPQCRRYLEAIYDCLVSIYEDGIEMGKKDGSIDPLPTRKTALIIFSMVDGVVRFKTYNLYNANALFNELVSSCRRMLKA
- a CDS encoding SulP family inorganic anion transporter, which gives rise to MLTKILPFIEWFKDYSLGKFKIDFVAGLTVALVLIPQSMAYAQLAGLPAYYGLYAAFLPPMIASLFGSSRQLATGPVAVVSLMTAASLEPLASAGSEAFIAYAIVLALTVGIFQLMLGVLRLGLIVNFLSHPVVNGFTNAAAIIIGTSQLSKLFGVYVDKAPHHYETIIRVIESAFHYTHLPTLAMGILSIAIMVGLKRLNPRLPFVLAAVAITTIISWATGFQHNETATLSQIMDEKVQQDVHEFNETIQAIKDLSVERTKLTAKIEGSHDAPKLEQLDLQYQSTVLTARIDAAKAKASKIRTELREMHFSAVEDAGKGIVFYRKGSPMPDARLDDRTYRIKMGNKAVETQSITLSGGGAVVGDIPKGLPKIGIPNISVSVFLQLLPYAVIISLLGFMEAIAIAKAMAAKTGQRLDPNQELIGQGLSNILGSFGKSYPVSGSFSRSAVNLQAGAVSGLSSVITSLMVIITLLFFTPLLYHLPQAVLASVIMMAVIGLVNVSGFVHAWHAQWYDGLISVITFVVTLAVAPHLESGIYIGVGLSLAVFLYKSMRPKISLLSRGQDQALKDSCVHELATCEHIQLIRFEGPLFFANASYLEDEINDRIQASSDLKHFIIACNGINDIDASGQEALALIIQRLRSAGYGVSLSGVNDAVHQVLARTHLLEEIGKHNIYSTMENAISSVYPQTHANTKEDQCPLLVNCLGPQSTN
- a CDS encoding response regulator; the protein is MSILTFFSGSYCGKSSIVSDVINQSGFKLLSDNDIVALASQLSGMSEKKIARSFLEKTSVFNKFTHEKERSIAYLRLAVAESIAQDKCVIEGFTSLLIPASISHVLRICLIADKASRIEAAMKEYSLSEKDAGSLISKSDEAHAAWSNTLYKITDPWDASLYDMILPTDKMTKDEAVALILENLKNEVIQPTKASKKAAEDFALAARVEVALSKEGHAVGVSARDGLVTLTINTNVLLLGKLEEELKNIVQEVEGVSSVETRIGKGFYQADIYRRFDFQVPSKVLLVDDEREFVQTLSERLQMRDMGSAIAYDGESALNLVEADEPDVMILDLKMPGIDGIEVLKKVKASRPDIEVIILTGHGSDADKEICMKLGAFAYLQKPVDIEELSKNLEAANEKIRQKQKV